From the Flavimarina sp. Hel_I_48 genome, one window contains:
- the nqrE gene encoding NADH:ubiquinone reductase (Na(+)-transporting) subunit E, with product MEHVELFFKSIFIDNMVFATFLGMCSYLAVSKKVSTAVGLGAAVIFVLAVTVPMNWLLDQYVLRPGALEWLGPEYAEYDLSFLSFILFIATIATMVQLVEIVVEKFAPSLYTSLGIFLPLIAVNCAILGGSLFMQSRDIATFGLAFNYGISSGIGWFLAILAIAAIREKIRYSNVPAPLRGLGITFIITGLMAIGFMSFGGMLTGGGDTDEDATEELMTPQGEVSNEATDEEPIAEVSLKDKQQINN from the coding sequence ATGGAACACGTAGAATTGTTTTTTAAGTCGATTTTTATAGACAACATGGTTTTTGCAACGTTCCTTGGGATGTGCTCTTATCTTGCTGTTTCTAAAAAGGTATCTACTGCGGTAGGCCTTGGCGCAGCGGTTATTTTTGTACTTGCCGTAACTGTACCCATGAACTGGTTACTTGATCAATATGTATTAAGACCAGGTGCTTTGGAATGGTTGGGTCCAGAATACGCAGAATATGATCTTAGCTTCTTATCCTTCATCCTTTTTATCGCTACCATCGCAACAATGGTACAGTTGGTTGAGATTGTTGTTGAAAAATTTGCTCCTTCACTATATACTTCATTAGGGATATTTTTACCTCTTATTGCAGTGAATTGCGCCATCTTAGGTGGTTCATTGTTCATGCAGTCTAGGGATATCGCAACTTTTGGGTTGGCATTTAATTATGGTATAAGTTCAGGTATTGGTTGGTTTCTGGCGATTTTAGCTATAGCCGCAATTCGCGAAAAAATTCGTTATTCTAATGTTCCTGCACCCTTACGTGGTTTAGGGATTACCTTCATTATTACCGGTCTTATGGCGATTGGTTTTATGAGTTTTGGCGGTATGTTAACCGGTGGTGGCGACACAGATGAAGATGCTACAGAAGAGCTTATGACCCCACAAGGTGAGGTTTCCAATGAAGCTACGGATGAAGAGCCCATCGCAGAAGTTAGCTTAAAAGACAAACAACAAATAAATAATTAG
- the nqrF gene encoding NADH:ubiquinone reductase (Na(+)-transporting) subunit F codes for MFLAASTVGVVAATVVSFLALTLILVALLLFAKEKLSPSGPVKITINGEKEIEVESGSSLLSTLGGKKVFLPSACGGGGTCIQCECHVLEGGGEALPTETPHFTRKELASGARLACQVKVKQDMNITIPEEVFGIKKWEGTVVRNYNVASFIKEFVVEIPEDMNYKAGGYIQIEIPECEIKFGDIDITAHPEEHDDPKKFQEEWDKFGLWPLTMKNNEVVERAYSMASYPAEGREIMLNVRIATPPWDRAKNQWMAVNPGIASSYIFSRKEGDKVTISGPYGEFFINPSESEMLYVGGGAGMAPMRSHLYHLFKTLQTGRKVTYWYGGRSKRELFYLEHFRQLDRDFENFNFYLVLSEPLEEDNWKVKEDIDGDGDGFVGFVHNAVIDQYLSKHESPEDIELYFCGPPLMNKAVQKMGEDYGIPDENIRFDDFGG; via the coding sequence ATGTTTTTAGCAGCAAGTACCGTAGGTGTTGTAGCGGCAACAGTGGTGTCATTTCTGGCGCTTACCCTAATTCTGGTAGCTCTTTTGCTTTTCGCGAAAGAAAAATTATCCCCATCTGGGCCTGTAAAAATTACTATTAACGGGGAAAAGGAAATAGAAGTTGAATCTGGTAGTTCTTTGCTTTCTACCCTGGGTGGAAAGAAAGTATTTCTTCCTTCTGCTTGCGGTGGGGGTGGTACCTGTATTCAATGTGAGTGTCATGTTCTTGAAGGTGGTGGCGAGGCCCTACCTACGGAAACCCCTCATTTTACTCGTAAAGAACTTGCCAGTGGAGCCCGTCTTGCTTGTCAGGTAAAGGTAAAACAGGATATGAACATAACCATTCCCGAAGAAGTTTTCGGTATAAAGAAATGGGAAGGAACGGTCGTTCGAAATTATAATGTCGCTTCTTTTATTAAGGAATTTGTAGTGGAGATCCCAGAGGATATGAACTACAAAGCGGGAGGATATATTCAGATTGAGATTCCAGAATGTGAGATCAAATTTGGGGATATTGACATTACGGCGCATCCTGAAGAACACGACGATCCTAAGAAATTTCAAGAGGAGTGGGATAAATTTGGTTTATGGCCATTAACCATGAAAAACAACGAAGTTGTTGAACGTGCTTATTCTATGGCTTCTTATCCTGCTGAAGGTCGTGAGATTATGTTAAATGTTCGTATTGCCACGCCACCATGGGATCGCGCCAAGAACCAGTGGATGGCAGTCAATCCAGGAATTGCTTCTTCTTATATATTTAGCCGAAAAGAAGGCGATAAAGTAACGATTTCTGGTCCTTATGGAGAATTTTTTATAAATCCTTCTGAGTCTGAAATGCTATACGTAGGTGGTGGAGCAGGTATGGCGCCCATGCGTTCTCATTTGTATCACTTGTTCAAAACCCTGCAAACAGGTCGTAAAGTAACCTATTGGTACGGTGGTCGTTCTAAGCGTGAATTGTTCTATCTGGAACATTTTAGACAGCTGGACCGTGATTTTGAAAATTTCAATTTCTATTTAGTGCTTTCAGAACCTCTTGAGGAAGATAACTGGAAAGTAAAAGAAGATATTGATGGGGATGGCGACGGTTTTGTTGGTTTTGTGCACAATGCTGTTATCGACCAATATTTAAGTAAGCACGAGTCCCCAGAAGATATTGAACTTTATTTTTGTGGACCTCCATTAATGAACAAAGCCGTTCAAAAAATGGGTGAAGACTATGGTATTCCAGATGAGAATATTCGTTTTGATGATTTTGGTGGATAA
- a CDS encoding FAD:protein FMN transferase yields MRYFLLLFIFISCVEKDATELRSFNGEALGTGYTVQFYSDHQFPVQQRFDSVIAAINQSMSTYIPDSDISRINTGDTTVVVDAMFKEVLSQSRKVYKATEGYYDPTVGILVNAYGFGPEKPLKQLDKHILDSLEQYVGLDEIKLTPEGRIRKENSSVYIDFNSIAKGYCIDRVGVMLEESGVKDYLIEMGGELRARGKNIERKSPWKVGIENINAPIEDRTYTKIVALTDRGMAGSGNYRKFRIDSTTGAHYVHTVNPLTGLAEKTDVLSATIIAPTCAVADAYATACMAMGLERSKKVLENLKDVDAYLLYATGDTTAIYMSKGFSQYIEE; encoded by the coding sequence ATGAGATATTTCCTTTTACTTTTTATTTTTATTTCCTGTGTTGAAAAAGATGCTACTGAACTTCGGTCTTTCAACGGTGAAGCACTGGGCACGGGATATACTGTTCAGTTTTACAGCGATCATCAATTCCCGGTACAACAGCGTTTTGATTCGGTAATTGCAGCGATCAACCAGTCCATGAGTACGTATATTCCTGATTCTGATATTTCACGTATTAATACTGGCGATACCACAGTTGTTGTTGATGCTATGTTTAAGGAAGTGCTTTCCCAGTCGCGTAAGGTATATAAAGCTACAGAGGGGTATTATGATCCCACTGTTGGTATATTGGTCAATGCTTATGGATTTGGTCCAGAGAAGCCTTTGAAACAATTAGATAAACATATTCTGGATTCTTTAGAACAGTATGTAGGTTTAGATGAAATAAAACTTACTCCGGAAGGGCGGATACGTAAAGAAAATAGTTCGGTTTATATTGATTTTAATAGTATTGCAAAGGGCTACTGCATTGATAGGGTAGGAGTAATGTTAGAAGAAAGTGGGGTAAAGGACTATCTTATAGAAATGGGTGGTGAATTACGGGCGCGAGGTAAAAATATAGAACGAAAAAGTCCATGGAAGGTGGGAATTGAAAATATCAACGCGCCCATTGAAGACCGAACCTATACTAAAATTGTAGCGCTGACGGATCGAGGGATGGCCGGCTCTGGTAATTATAGGAAATTTAGGATAGATTCTACCACGGGAGCGCACTACGTACATACCGTAAATCCACTTACCGGTCTGGCCGAAAAAACGGATGTGCTCAGTGCGACGATAATTGCGCCCACTTGTGCTGTTGCAGACGCTTACGCGACGGCTTGCATGGCAATGGGATTGGAGCGCTCTAAGAAGGTACTGGAGAACCTTAAAGATGTTGACGCGTACTTACTCTATGCTACTGGAGATACTACGGCCATTTATATGTCTAAAGGTTTTAGTCAATATATAGAGGAATAA
- a CDS encoding methyltransferase domain-containing protein, translating into MIKTVFKGILNVVPRPVLIRLSYYARPILSFALKGKNYQDPIDGRWFSKFLPYGYEQQRDNVLSPSTLSLERHRLLWLYLKRETDFFTKSSKVLHFAPEQAFYKRFRAMKTLDYTTTDLNSPLADIKADICDLPFDSNSYDIIFCNHVLEHIPDDHKAMQELYRVLKPGGMAVLQIPHDLNREKTFEDDSITDRAERAKIFGQYDHVRVYGKDYFDKLRAVGFKVNEEDYTSTLSPEEVDRFRLAQGEILPICFK; encoded by the coding sequence ATGATAAAAACGGTTTTTAAAGGAATATTAAATGTTGTGCCAAGGCCTGTGCTTATACGGTTGAGTTACTATGCACGACCCATTCTTTCCTTTGCCCTAAAAGGTAAAAACTACCAGGACCCCATTGATGGAAGATGGTTTTCTAAATTTTTACCTTACGGCTATGAGCAGCAACGGGATAATGTATTATCACCTTCTACGCTATCTTTAGAACGCCACCGCTTGTTGTGGCTTTATTTAAAAAGGGAAACCGATTTTTTTACAAAATCTTCAAAGGTGCTTCATTTTGCACCAGAACAAGCGTTCTACAAACGCTTCCGTGCTATGAAAACCCTTGATTATACCACGACGGATTTAAATTCCCCTCTGGCAGATATCAAAGCAGATATCTGCGATCTTCCCTTCGATTCCAACTCGTACGACATCATTTTTTGCAATCATGTACTGGAACATATCCCAGATGACCATAAAGCAATGCAGGAACTTTATCGAGTGCTAAAACCGGGAGGAATGGCGGTTTTGCAAATTCCGCATGATCTCAATCGTGAAAAAACATTTGAAGATGATAGCATAACCGATAGAGCAGAACGCGCAAAAATATTCGGGCAATACGATCATGTACGGGTTTATGGTAAAGATTACTTTGACAAATTAAGAGCAGTGGGTTTTAAAGTAAATGAAGAAGATTATACAAGCACGTTAAGTCCAGAAGAAGTAGATCGGTTCCGGCTTGCACAGGGCGAAATTTTGCCTATATGTTTCAAATAA
- a CDS encoding HNH endonuclease, with amino-acid sequence MQLETWVDYREDEWEENLVIGLSNYGRVRSYAQDPKGTVIKGGNINGYCTVNIKMKSGKRRNFYLHKLFAKAFLEATISQKSVLHLNHDKTDNRLTNLKWATHKQRYAHQKTSPMDIKRRNSGERHYTKLTYAEATILKKKLLDPNRKTRLKVLAKQFGVSEMQLHRIKTGENWGDLKV; translated from the coding sequence ATGCAATTAGAAACATGGGTAGATTACCGGGAAGATGAATGGGAAGAAAATCTTGTTATAGGTCTTTCCAATTATGGCCGGGTTCGCAGTTATGCACAGGATCCTAAAGGTACTGTGATAAAAGGTGGTAATATAAATGGATATTGCACGGTCAACATCAAAATGAAAAGTGGCAAAAGACGTAATTTTTACCTCCATAAACTTTTCGCAAAGGCTTTTCTGGAAGCTACAATTAGTCAAAAATCCGTGCTGCACCTCAATCACGATAAAACAGACAATCGTTTGACTAATTTGAAATGGGCCACGCATAAACAGCGCTATGCACATCAGAAAACCAGTCCTATGGATATAAAAAGACGCAATTCTGGCGAACGGCACTATACCAAACTTACTTATGCCGAAGCAACCATTCTAAAGAAAAAACTTCTTGATCCCAACAGAAAAACACGGTTAAAAGTACTTGCAAAGCAATTCGGCGTTTCGGAAATGCAGCTTCATCGTATTAAAACCGGGGAAAATTGGGGTGATCTCAAAGTATGA
- the map gene encoding type I methionyl aminopeptidase — protein sequence MIIAKTREEIELMRESALIVSKTLGALASEIRPGVTTLELDKIAETCIRDHGAVPGFLGLYDFPNTLCMSPNEQVVHGIPNTTPLKEGDIISIDCGAIKNGFYGDHAYTFAIGEVDPEVKKLLDVTKESLYVGIAEFKFGNRVGDVGYAIQKYCEDHGYGIVRELVGHGLGKKMHEDPEMPNYGRRGRGKKFIEGMVVAIEPMVNLGTHRIKQHRDGWTITTRDNKPSAHFEHDVAIVDGKPELLSTFEYIYEALGVTSTEENAFRAHQTTN from the coding sequence ATGATTATAGCAAAAACCCGAGAAGAAATTGAATTAATGCGCGAAAGCGCCCTTATTGTCTCAAAAACATTAGGAGCACTCGCTTCTGAAATCAGACCAGGAGTAACCACCCTGGAACTTGATAAAATTGCCGAAACCTGCATACGCGACCATGGGGCGGTACCTGGTTTCTTAGGCCTTTACGACTTCCCCAATACCCTTTGCATGAGTCCTAATGAACAGGTGGTTCATGGCATTCCCAACACCACTCCCCTCAAAGAAGGCGATATAATTTCAATAGACTGCGGCGCAATAAAAAATGGCTTTTACGGGGACCATGCCTACACCTTTGCTATAGGTGAAGTCGATCCAGAGGTCAAAAAACTGCTTGATGTAACAAAAGAATCCCTATACGTAGGAATCGCCGAATTTAAATTTGGTAACCGCGTAGGAGATGTGGGATATGCGATACAAAAATATTGCGAGGACCATGGCTATGGTATCGTTCGTGAACTCGTAGGTCACGGTCTGGGCAAAAAAATGCACGAAGATCCAGAAATGCCCAATTACGGCCGTCGTGGAAGGGGAAAAAAATTCATAGAAGGTATGGTAGTGGCCATTGAGCCCATGGTGAATTTAGGTACACACCGTATCAAACAGCATCGTGATGGCTGGACGATTACAACCCGTGATAATAAACCAAGTGCACATTTTGAACATGATGTTGCAATCGTGGATGGTAAACCAGAACTACTTTCAACCTTTGAATATATTTATGAAGCGCTGGGAGTTACCAGTACTGAAGAAAACGCTTTTAGGGCACATCAGACAACCAACTGA
- a CDS encoding TolC family protein — MRKGLIFILFGLFFTSILCGQDMELKNNVLLFEDYLELVKKFHPVAKQAYLIEKKGDANLLKSRGGFDPKVEVDFNQKVFKDTEYYNLLNATFKVPTWYGVELKAQFEENAGYYLNPQNNVPENGLYAAGISVSLAQGLWINERMATLKQARVYQQQLEADQDLAINQIIFEAATAYFDWIKAYNQVNLYENFLENAEIRFSGIKSSALAGAIPLIDTTEAKISVQNRQLSLQGVQLDYQKSRLELANYLWLNDNIPVELQQDIKPEENLRNVVEQALKIESILAEGFETSEHPKIKSLDFKIQGLDIERRLKSNKLLPTLDVDYNFITSTPELANSFQVPNYKAGLTFKMPLFLRKERGDLALSQLKVQDANFELDNAKIQLQNKITAVYVELSTLIQQNNLVEEVVINYETMLKAEERKYQVGESSIFLINTRETNLIEARLKAIEITNKLYTAKAKLFNTLAIDPTDL, encoded by the coding sequence ATGAGAAAGGGATTAATTTTTATACTGTTCGGCTTGTTTTTTACTTCCATACTTTGTGGTCAGGATATGGAGTTGAAAAACAACGTGCTCCTTTTTGAAGATTATCTGGAACTCGTCAAGAAGTTTCACCCCGTGGCAAAACAAGCCTATTTAATTGAGAAAAAGGGAGACGCAAATCTTTTAAAATCTCGGGGAGGTTTTGATCCTAAAGTGGAAGTTGATTTTAATCAAAAGGTTTTTAAAGATACAGAGTATTACAACCTTTTGAACGCCACCTTCAAAGTTCCTACCTGGTATGGCGTAGAACTTAAAGCACAATTTGAGGAAAATGCGGGCTATTATCTAAATCCGCAGAACAACGTACCAGAGAACGGATTGTATGCTGCAGGTATTTCTGTTTCCCTCGCCCAGGGTTTATGGATCAATGAACGAATGGCGACTTTAAAACAGGCGAGGGTCTATCAACAACAGCTTGAAGCAGACCAGGATCTGGCCATTAACCAGATTATTTTTGAAGCTGCAACCGCCTATTTTGACTGGATAAAGGCATACAATCAGGTAAATCTGTACGAAAATTTTCTCGAAAATGCCGAAATACGTTTTAGTGGTATAAAAAGCAGTGCACTGGCCGGCGCCATACCTTTAATTGACACTACGGAAGCAAAAATAAGCGTTCAAAACCGCCAGCTCAGCCTGCAGGGGGTTCAGCTCGATTATCAAAAATCACGGTTGGAACTTGCAAATTACCTATGGCTCAATGACAATATCCCTGTAGAACTTCAACAGGATATCAAACCAGAAGAAAATCTTAGAAATGTAGTGGAACAAGCACTAAAGATCGAAAGTATCCTGGCGGAAGGGTTTGAGACCAGTGAACATCCTAAAATCAAATCGCTCGATTTCAAAATACAAGGTCTGGACATTGAAAGACGCCTTAAAAGTAATAAACTATTGCCTACGCTTGATGTAGATTACAATTTTATTACTTCAACCCCAGAGCTGGCAAACTCATTTCAAGTACCGAATTATAAAGCTGGTCTTACGTTTAAAATGCCCCTTTTCCTGAGAAAGGAGCGCGGTGATTTGGCATTGTCTCAATTAAAGGTTCAAGATGCCAACTTTGAACTGGACAATGCCAAAATTCAACTTCAGAATAAAATAACGGCAGTATATGTTGAACTGAGTACTTTAATTCAGCAAAATAATTTGGTTGAAGAGGTAGTTATCAATTATGAAACCATGCTCAAAGCGGAAGAACGAAAATACCAGGTAGGCGAGAGTTCCATATTTCTTATAAATACCAGGGAAACCAATCTTATAGAAGCAAGGCTCAAGGCAATTGAAATTACAAATAAGCTTTACACCGCAAAAGCAAAATTATTCAACACTTTAGCAATAGATCCCACCGATCTATAA
- a CDS encoding HlyD family secretion protein — protein MLNISHKNLSEKIDVYQGTRSQKVFGREHYKYLNRFLLAFAIILFVILFLPWTQTISGTGYVTTLTPDQRPQTIQSPIPGRVEKWYVREGDLVEKGDTILFISEVKNEYFDPDLVERTGEQVQAKERSVTSYTNKVSALGNQINALYRERGLKLDQAENKRIQAKLKIKSDSIDFEATKTNLSIAERQYERTLQLQVEGLKAVTDTEEKRLKLQEAQAKIVSQENKLLASKNELINAKIELNRLSAEYADKISKAQSDQSTAESNQYDSEAAVSKLQNDFSNYSIRNSLYYIKAPQAGYINRAIIGGLGETFKEGQQLVSIMPTKYDLAVETYVRPIDLPLVHIGEKVRVQFDGWPAIVFSGWPYNSFGTYGAKVVAIERFISANGKYRILLAPDTDEKEWPELISIGSGASTLALLEDVPIWYEVWRQLNGFPPNYYTPETSSNEAYKVEK, from the coding sequence ATGCTTAATATATCCCATAAGAATCTCAGCGAGAAGATTGATGTTTATCAAGGTACACGTTCCCAGAAAGTTTTTGGCAGGGAACACTATAAATACCTAAACCGCTTTTTACTTGCCTTTGCGATCATTCTTTTTGTTATTCTCTTTTTACCGTGGACGCAAACCATATCAGGGACTGGCTATGTGACCACCCTTACACCAGACCAGCGACCGCAAACCATTCAATCGCCCATACCGGGAAGAGTTGAAAAATGGTACGTGCGGGAAGGGGATTTAGTGGAAAAAGGGGATACCATTTTATTTATTTCCGAAGTTAAAAATGAATACTTTGATCCAGATCTTGTAGAACGTACCGGGGAACAGGTACAGGCTAAGGAGCGCTCTGTCACTTCGTATACAAACAAGGTATCTGCACTGGGCAATCAGATCAACGCACTTTACAGGGAACGGGGTCTCAAACTCGATCAAGCTGAAAACAAACGCATACAGGCCAAACTCAAAATTAAGAGCGACAGCATAGATTTTGAAGCTACCAAGACCAATTTAAGTATTGCCGAACGCCAGTATGAACGTACGCTACAACTTCAGGTTGAAGGTCTCAAAGCAGTCACGGATACTGAAGAAAAAAGACTGAAACTTCAGGAAGCCCAGGCAAAAATCGTGTCTCAGGAGAATAAATTACTGGCAAGTAAAAATGAACTTATCAATGCAAAAATTGAACTTAACCGACTCTCTGCGGAATATGCCGATAAAATCTCAAAGGCACAGAGCGATCAATCTACCGCAGAATCAAATCAATACGATTCTGAGGCGGCGGTAAGCAAACTTCAAAACGATTTTAGCAATTATTCCATAAGAAACTCCCTGTATTATATCAAGGCACCGCAAGCGGGATATATAAACAGGGCTATAATAGGAGGTCTGGGAGAAACGTTCAAAGAGGGCCAGCAATTGGTAAGTATTATGCCTACTAAATATGATCTCGCCGTAGAAACCTACGTACGGCCCATTGATTTACCATTAGTACACATAGGTGAGAAAGTGCGCGTACAATTTGACGGCTGGCCGGCAATTGTTTTTAGCGGTTGGCCTTATAATTCCTTCGGGACTTATGGTGCAAAAGTGGTGGCCATAGAACGTTTTATAAGTGCTAACGGAAAATACCGTATCCTACTTGCACCTGATACAGATGAAAAAGAATGGCCAGAACTTATTAGTATTGGCTCTGGCGCCTCTACCCTGGCACTTCTGGAAGATGTGCCTATTTGGTATGAAGTGTGGCGTCAGCTCAATGGGTTTCCTCCTAATTATTACACGCCAGAAACTTCTTCAAACGAAGCGTATAAAGTAGAAAAATGA
- a CDS encoding peptidase domain-containing ABC transporter: MPEKQLTAWQRFVNLLKLEQKDFLQILYYSFFAGLVSLSLPLGIQVIVNLIQGAQVSTSWIILVTLVTLGVGFVGILQLMQIRILENIQQKIFTRASFEFTYRFPKIKMSELENYYPPELANRFFDVLTIQKGLFKLVLDFPTALVQIIFGLLLLSLYHPFFIIYSFLLVILVYIVFRFTGNSGLQTSLNESKYKYKIAHWIQEIARTLVSFKLSGKTSLGLRKNDALVSDYLDSRENHFRILRIQFIQLIGFKVLITGGLLVIGGILVLNQQMNIGQFVASEIIILTIINSVEKLILGLETFYDVLTALEKIGQVVDKKLEPQTGEKPFEHNESFTIELDQAGFKSALDGKEILKNISLTIPPSRSLLLLGPNGSGKTTLLKLITGILEPTSGDIFINNRSLKGINLNHYRSLIGQSLPDESPFEGTILDNITFGDATIPQKDIDWAIEKTLLRDFVKQQSLGLQAMVYPEGRQFSSTVSKKIVLARSIVRRPHLLVLKDPLNQFAQEEERKILDFLFDKENPWTLIVASQDEIWQQYCQDRIHLKEGSITILNQS; encoded by the coding sequence ATGCCTGAAAAACAGTTAACGGCATGGCAACGCTTTGTCAACCTATTAAAGCTTGAACAAAAAGATTTTTTACAGATTCTTTATTATTCTTTTTTTGCAGGTCTTGTAAGTCTTTCACTACCGCTGGGCATACAGGTTATTGTAAACTTGATACAGGGCGCACAGGTAAGTACTTCCTGGATCATCCTGGTAACGCTCGTTACCTTAGGGGTAGGTTTTGTGGGTATATTACAGCTCATGCAGATACGAATTCTTGAAAATATACAGCAAAAGATATTTACCCGTGCCTCTTTTGAATTTACCTACCGTTTTCCGAAAATCAAAATGAGCGAACTGGAAAATTATTATCCACCAGAACTGGCCAACCGTTTTTTTGATGTGTTGACCATTCAAAAAGGTTTGTTCAAGTTAGTACTGGACTTTCCCACTGCACTTGTGCAGATCATTTTTGGTCTACTTCTGTTATCACTTTACCATCCCTTTTTTATTATTTACAGTTTTCTACTCGTAATTTTAGTCTATATAGTCTTTCGGTTTACGGGAAATTCCGGTTTGCAGACCAGTTTGAACGAGTCCAAGTACAAGTATAAGATTGCACACTGGATTCAGGAGATTGCACGCACACTGGTCAGCTTTAAATTGTCTGGAAAAACCAGTTTGGGTCTCCGTAAAAACGATGCGTTGGTGAGCGATTATCTGGATTCCCGTGAAAATCATTTTAGGATACTACGCATTCAGTTTATACAGCTAATAGGTTTTAAAGTTCTTATTACTGGTGGTTTGCTCGTTATAGGCGGTATTCTGGTTCTAAACCAGCAAATGAACATAGGCCAGTTTGTCGCTTCGGAAATTATTATCCTAACTATTATCAATTCCGTGGAGAAACTGATTTTAGGTCTGGAAACCTTCTATGATGTACTTACGGCCCTTGAAAAGATAGGTCAGGTCGTAGATAAAAAACTGGAGCCCCAGACCGGCGAAAAACCATTTGAACACAATGAATCTTTCACCATTGAGCTGGATCAGGCAGGCTTTAAGTCGGCACTGGACGGTAAAGAAATTTTAAAGAATATTTCCCTGACCATTCCTCCTTCAAGATCCCTACTGCTGCTGGGACCTAATGGCTCTGGCAAAACAACTTTATTGAAACTCATCACAGGGATCTTAGAGCCCACTTCTGGTGATATCTTCATAAACAACCGTTCTTTAAAAGGTATCAACCTGAATCACTACCGTTCTTTGATAGGACAATCCTTACCGGATGAATCGCCGTTTGAAGGTACCATCCTGGACAATATTACTTTTGGCGATGCAACCATCCCTCAGAAGGATATTGACTGGGCCATAGAAAAAACGCTGCTACGTGATTTTGTAAAACAACAATCCCTGGGTCTCCAGGCAATGGTTTATCCTGAGGGCAGACAGTTTTCAAGCACGGTATCAAAGAAAATAGTACTTGCCAGAAGTATTGTGCGCAGACCGCATCTGCTTGTATTGAAAGACCCCCTCAATCAATTTGCTCAGGAGGAAGAACGCAAAATCCTTGATTTTCTTTTTGATAAAGAAAACCCATGGACCCTTATTGTTGCCAGTCAGGATGAAATCTGGCAACAATACTGTCAAGATCGCATCCATTTAAAAGAAGGCAGTATCACCATTCTAAATCAATCTTAA
- a CDS encoding TetR/AcrR family transcriptional regulator translates to MNHVLSNVKIAINESLYLKDPESSKLGQRIVKHGILLINELGFENFNFKKLGDCLGSNESSIYRYFENKHRFLLYLTSWYWGWKEYQLVFAITNVVDSGQKLDRAIETIAREVEEDSSFSHINEIKLNKIIINEYSKSYLTKNVDQENKDGCFMVYKRLANRLKDLIIEVDNDYPYPASLASTILEGSLHQHFLKEHFASITDCRADNSPANYFKHLVQQLLNTNSHA, encoded by the coding sequence ATGAACCACGTACTCAGCAATGTAAAAATTGCGATTAACGAAAGTCTGTACCTCAAGGACCCAGAATCTTCTAAACTGGGACAGCGTATCGTAAAACACGGTATACTTCTTATTAATGAACTGGGATTTGAGAATTTCAATTTTAAGAAATTGGGGGATTGTCTTGGGTCAAATGAGAGTTCTATTTATAGGTATTTTGAAAACAAACACCGGTTTTTGCTCTATCTCACCTCCTGGTACTGGGGATGGAAGGAGTACCAACTTGTTTTTGCAATAACTAATGTCGTAGACTCAGGCCAGAAACTGGATCGCGCCATTGAAACCATTGCGAGGGAGGTAGAAGAGGATTCCTCATTTAGCCATATTAACGAGATAAAACTGAACAAGATTATCATTAACGAGTATTCTAAATCCTATCTTACCAAGAACGTGGATCAGGAAAATAAAGATGGTTGTTTTATGGTTTACAAACGGCTTGCCAATAGATTGAAAGACCTGATTATCGAAGTGGATAACGACTACCCGTATCCTGCTTCGCTTGCAAGCACCATACTGGAAGGTTCCCTTCACCAGCATTTTCTAAAAGAACATTTTGCTTCCATTACAGATTGCAGGGCAGACAACTCGCCGGCCAATTATTTCAAGCATCTTGTACAGCAACTTCTAAATACAAATAGCCATGCCTGA